Within Vicia villosa cultivar HV-30 ecotype Madison, WI linkage group LG1, Vvil1.0, whole genome shotgun sequence, the genomic segment CATTATACCTAACATCTACATCTCTACGCAGATCATATAAGGATGTAGATGCAGAATCGAAAGGGTATATGGAAACAAATTGGATATACCCAAATCCTCTCATGACTCGCTAAGAGGGATGAGAATACAACAAAAGTGATTCACAAGCCAACCATTTAGAGTAGAAGACTAGGTCATCCAAGGAACGTGTCTGACAGTGATATTCGTACGCTTGAAAATGTAAATCATCTGCTAATGTACGGTCAAGATACACCCCGAAAGGTTCGGTTGACTGCTTCTCGTTGAGTGGGTTGAATGCACAAGCAAGACGCATATCATCAGTGTAGGTGTCAACATATGACCAGTCACATATGTGTGGAAAGTGATGgagaaaccatttatgaaaatggTACATATGAATTATTAGCACGACAAGTTTACTATTATTTTCTAGATGGTTATTAAGGATATAATCAAATTTACGTGGATCCCAATGATTAAGAGAATACTGATTTCACATGTCCTTTCAAAGTTTTTATTAATCGAAGGATGTCATTCATATTCCCAATTCTCTAGCTACTTTTCAAAGGTGCATGCTTTCTATTTTTGCTGATATGATTGAAAATTCCATTGAGGTATTTAGGGATGGTTTTTATGTATTTGGTAATATTTTTCATAGTTGTTATGATCACCTTAATGTCGTTGTAAAAATACGTGTCGAAACAACCCTCGTTTTTAGTTGAGAAAAATGTTACTTTATGGTGACAAAGGTATTGTTTTAGAATAGAAAATCTTTTTGAAAGGTATCAAGGTAGATCAAGCTAAAATTGAGGTGATAATAAAATTACCACATCCGATTAATGTGAAGGAGTGGGAAGTTTCTTAGGATACGTTAGTTTCTACTGACACTTTTCAAATAAGGAAGGATGATACAAATATTATTAAACTGAGCATATTTTTCTTGTGCATGTTTTTGTTGATTCGATACTACTAGTGAATCCTTATGCAAGCTGTTTTTGATATGATGCAAATTAAAATCGAAAGATAGGAGAGCCTTATGTACTATCATAGGTGTACAAGAAAAAGTAATTATCTGATAGCGTTTGTCTATCCTGACGCTTTTGATGTTGATGGTGTTTTTCAACAGATGTGATCAAGGTGTTACGTTGACGGTATCTTTTAGCGGTTGCGATCATGGAACATATTAGAAAGTTAAGATGATAATTTTGTAATGGGTTTATCAGCCTATATTTAGACAAACTCAACTCTCTTATTAAACGATTCTTAGAGAAGGAAAATTGACATTGATTTTTCATTCCCTCTAAAGGGGAGGTTTCTCAAGTTACCTTAAAATTTTTGAGGTGGTCCACTTAATagatattaaaaaatcaaaaaaatttggTTGATTCTTTAAGTTTTTGTGAAGTAAAGGGGTGTCAAATGCATTACACGTAGAGTCAAATATTAGTCTAAGGCCTAAGGAGGTTGAAAAGATGTTTCCCAAAGATTTTCTAAGGGAAAATGATTTTCTCTTAGAAGGAATTTAATCAAGAAAGAAGTAGATTCTAGAATTTCCTATCGATTTAGAAAGCTTCAAAGACGTTTGAGTTCTGTTCGAAAAAATATAAAGAGGAGAAGTTCTCCAAAGCTTACATACCATTTGATCTCAAAGCTGGATGTTGTCTTGCGTGATGAGAAATAAGACCTTAAGTCCTACTATGGATTGTTCTTATTCATCTATTTATCGAATAAATCGTTCCTTTTACCTAATAAATCGTGTGATCTATATGCGTTTTttgttttcttccttttttattacgccaaagggggagaagtataCTCTCAAGAGGAGTAGAGTATACTATTTACTCATGTGATGAGGATTTTAACCAGTCCAACTTTTATCTCTCTGCTTTATCTTTTACCACCTCCTTGagagatgtgttgtcatcatAAAGAACGGGGAGAATATGAATCTATGTGCTTGCAAATATAAAGTTGATGATTTGCTGAGAACCCTTCTAACATTATGATGTTGACAACACCAATGATTGTTGAAGTTGGTGGTAATAACTTTCCAACTCTCTAATGATGGTGACCAAACTTGAAGACATCTCAAACCTCATTAAGTAGGAGACTCAAGATTCCATTGAAGTGCTTATATGATCGATTTATCTAGCAAAGGATCTTGAAAGCCCCAGAGTTTTGAAAGAGAGGAATTGTGAAAGTTCGCTTGGCCATATCTGTCTTATTGACTAGAATTTTGTAAAAGTAGGAAAATAACTCCTAAGATATTAAGGCAACTCCCACACTCACTTAAAACCTATTGTTATATATCAAAtctctttaaaatattttcaaggtCAAACCAAATGATTAGGAAACTGTCAACTTCCTTTTAAAAGCTTTTTTGAACTAACTAATTGGTTTGGACCTTAAGCCAATCGATTAGGAAAAAAATTAACTATCAAATCGATTGAAACCTTAAACCAATCAATTGAAAGAAGCCTAAATAATTGTACAACAGATTATGACAGTGTCTTAATGACTAGCAACGACCCTCtttcaaaattttccaaaataggTCAGAATAATCGATAATTTTAGTAATCCAATAGGTTGAATTTAGGAGCCAATCATTGAGCCATTAAAACAcctatggatttttttttaattttccttcTCCTATATAAAGGAGGGTCAGCCCCTCCTCATTTCATACCAATTTCCAAAACTCTCTATTTTCTTTAGAATTTATGTCTATATTTTCTCCCTCCctctaaatattttttctttcactTAAATTGTCTTTGTGCTTTTGAGTGAAAAACCACTTATGCGGAAGAAATTGTATTAGACATGTTATCGTTAGTGGCGGAGTCAGGAATTTTAAGCAGCCTGGACAAAAACTTTACATCattgattatttatttgttttaattttcacgtcctatttttactaattttgcccctaattttatctctgattttgtctaaaaatcagCTATTAAATTGGgaagagtacaaagaaaataggggttgagcccgaaCGCGTGCCCAGACTAGATTGCGATACTCTTAAAAAGTTGAGTTTGATTATTAAGATAAACCAATTATAAAATATCTATTTTGATTTTAGAACTCAGCCAAGAAAAATCTTATATTCGAATCATGAAAACTACATAACCATCAGTTATAGAGAAATTTTTGTGAGAAGATATGTAATTGTTTATAGAGGATTTGCTAGATGCCAAGATTAAGCCTAACACCATACCAAATCTAAACAATCTACATATGCCTCACATCACATGTCAAGCAGCGCATAATGCTTGAATTGATTTTATGTAACTAATAATGCATCTACATGTTAATGTGCGTGTACTAATGAGAGCAAGAGTTTTATTCTATTGAATCATACAACCATCATATCATATAATATACAAGGGAGTGCCAATATGGCTTTTTTGCAATTTCATGTAATTATTGAAATCATATGAATGAATGAGACCTAGAGAGAGAtttcttgtatttttttagaGATTTCTTGTATCTTGAATCTGAAAGAATATCTAATAGTATTATATAATTCAAATACTAACAAGAAATGACATACAGATCACAGAACTGTAACAGATAATTACAAAATTAGGACACATCAAAACATGACAGATGTGCACTTCAACATTCCAATAACTCATAGATGATATAAAGTGATTAAGGTTTTATATTTGGACCACTCACAAACATGGCACTACACTTGTCTAGTTAATATAAGGCACTTTTTGATAAAGATAACACCAAACTTTCCTTTCTAAACCTACCAACAGTTATTTCAACCAGCTCAATTTGTCATACAAAGTAAAAAACCTGTCTAACAGAAAAATGGGTTTGAGAGTACTAGCAACCTTTTCTCTTCTTGTTTTGGTCCATCTCATCAATCTTGCTTCTTCATATCCTATTAAGAACAACTTGCCTTCAGGTACTATATATCCTATTCTTAgcttctctttttgtttttcctCTTTTAAGCTCATaaaaaaggtttcctaaattgtaaaCTGAATTGTTGTGTCACCACATTTGTGGGTTGCATGTTGTTTGTCTGCTAGCCTATGTAAACCTAAGATCAAGAAAAGAGAGACACCGTTGCTATGTGGTCGTGGAGATATCAAAAAGCTTGATATCATAGTTCAAATAGCAATCATAGACTCTGAGACACCGACACCTTTGAAATAAGGCGTCGTGTCCGGAGTGTCCCTGCTACATAGATCAAAGAAATTTTTTGTAGAACCCTATAGCACTATTTCCATTCTATAAGACTATAACAACAGGTCCCTTTTCCTGATTCCTTGAAAGATAGGATGAGGGTAACTGTTAATAGATTCTTTAGTTTTGAGCATTGTGAAAGGAATGCTATTCAGGTTCAATAGAAACAAGACACCTACTTTGATTTATAAAGGAGACAAACTTGTGGATTGATTACTATCTTGCCTTTAAGTTTTGTCTCCCACTAGTAAAAAATTTAGATGCTACAAGGTAGAAAAATTCCTTAGCATGACAAGAAATGTGTTTTTTGCTGTGGATAACTTTTAAAAGAAGTCTCACCACTTTCATCTACCTTTCTACACTGGCCATAGGGATCCGATACCTAATTATGAGTCATTTTCAGCATACTAAAGATTATTACTAAGAGTTTTGTTAAATAGATTTTGTGCAGAAAAGCAAGTTAGAAGATAAGGCAATAAATGGAAGTAAGATGGAAGGAGGTGGTACTCATGGAGGAGGTCATGGTGGCCAATCACACGGAGGAGGAGCAGTTATACCTATTTATGCAGCTGGGGCTGCAAACAAAAATCACAACCATCGTGGTGCTGCCGACTGCAACCTCAACAAAATCAAATTTTCCTCCATGCTTATGATGATATTTGTCTATCCTCTGATGCTGCTTAGTTTGTTAACATAGAAATTACAAAAATAGCTCAGTAAATGTTATGCAATAAATGTAACACATTTTTTTCCCTACAGTAATGTTTTCTAGTTCCCTAATAATAAGGAGTAATGTATTTTGTTCAGTTAGGAATTATGACACTATGCAGAATGTGTCAAAGAAAGAATGTTAACATGCTCAAATTATCAAATTAACATACAAATGAAATAAAGTTATAGATTTCATGTAAGCAGAAAGTTACCTTTGCCCGGATCAGTGGTAAGTCTGAAAAATACAAATTAGTTAGGTTGTCGTGACATGATACATGAATATAACAGAAAACAGCTCCGCGCAAATATTATAACTTTTCATAATTGATTTCGCTTAAGATACAAATTTGAAGCAGT encodes:
- the LOC131642362 gene encoding uncharacterized protein LOC131642362 — its product is MGLRVLATFSLLVLVHLINLASSYPIKNNLPSDFVQKSKLEDKAINGSKMEGGGTHGGGHGGQSHGGGAVIPIYAAGAANKNHNHRGAADCNLNKIKFSSMLMMIFVYPLMLLSLLT